ACTAGCAGTACCATTGGACAATGTCTGGCCATTGAGTATATGATCAGTGAATGTAATAGTATGATTCAGTGCGCTAATAGTCTTACTTAATCCTCGCTTTGTTACCGTGCCCGTACCCATACCCACTAAAATAGCTGCTGTTACAACAGCTGCTGTTGACAAAACAGCACCAGCTATAGGTGCACATACCCCGCTAGTGGCTGCGAGACAGATTGCTGCGACCCAGTAAGGAGTGGCATAAGCGGCTGCTGCAATAACAAATCCTCCTAGTCCCAATCCAGTCGCAAATGACCACCTAGCGCGGCGTACTAGAGTAGCAGTGTTAGCGCGGTCAGGTACAGAGCCAGTTTTAAGAGTGCTTAGGAATAACGAGTACGCTATCAAAAGCAGTGCAAAAATTATTGCAAATAATCTAACAATTCTGAACGTCCTTGTTTTCATGTAATTTCGAGAGTTGCTATCCATATCATCTATATCTGTTTtaatcattttttcatgtATATTGTCTATACTATATACATGATATGGGATAACGATACTGTATTCCAGAAGTGTCGCTATATATACACTTTGTTACAAGGTCTAACACTCGACAAATAATCGAGCCTATTAACTAAAACTCCCGCAAGCGCgccttcaaaaaatggcTTTCCTGCGTGTTTTCTTAGAAATGCTACCACTTTTATAAAATCTCAACATATCTTATTTTTACCTATACACTGCTTCTGTTGCTTGAAGGCCCTGAAAACCTCGGTCTCCGGGCCGCTCAACGCTCTGCGCCCTATTGCCAAAGCCGGCGATAGGCGGCTTTGCACGTAAAGTAAGTTGATAAAGctctttttcattgattttattgaccttgaaaatgttggaactgttggaacaagattcaactatcgtccatctattactattatatacggtgttaaaagatgacataaattacaagaccWGTAAATTAAGATTCAAASTGTCRtcgaaattaatggaagctgaagcgcaaggattgatattgtaataggatcaatgaatgacaacatataaaaagaggaacagaatcatttataatattatgtataaTGCAGATTCCTTTTTGTGGATGCCTAAATCCAGGAGGAGAATATCTAGTAcaatctatatacgtaataCTATAATAGtaagaaataatggaattttaaagatcatcatacaacTTGAATAGTCAGTAAAATCATCATATTTTACCTTCTCACTGTGGATCTAATACGCAGAATATATCCGTATTCGCAAAGCCTAACCTTTTACCACAACAAACAAACACCCTATCCAAATTCTGAATGCTTGTATCGCTTACAAGAGCGCTCACTTTAAGACTgtattccttttccttattCAAAACTATTGTTCTATTGCACGATATTCACCATAAAATTCCGCGGATTACGGCACTGTGTTCCTCCGTCGTGCCTTTCAGCCACAATGAGAAAACGCCAAATTCCTTGAACCCTACCACATGCTTTCGAATCATCGTCTGAACATCCCTCAGTTTGAAATGCAAGGCAACAAGAGAACTCATTAGTAGAAGCCATCCCTGTTACCACACCGGATACGCGCGTGATGTATAGTATCTCTTCAAAGTGAACATATCAGCCGGCTTAGTTCACTTGAAAGCCATCATGGAAAGCAAATACGCCCTCGTTTTACGGAATGGTCGGTGCCTGTAACGAAAGCACAGGGCTGTTCGAAGCAAAACACCGTAGATGCAAATAAGCATTACTTTTCTGTTTTGAACTTGGATTCTCGTATGATCTGCTAAGCGGCTTTGATCAGATCACACACTTCCCTGAAGCCATTTCCCCTTTCGTTGTGGGAGCATCTATTTCATCTTCGCGACAGAAAGTCGAAGTACGAAAACCCCAGTGGACCTGCCACCGTCACCCCCATACGATATAGAGTGGATGGTTAAAACTCAGTACAACGGACTTGCCGACGAGCCAGAAAATACCTCTCGTCGCTTGGCAAAGCACAGCCGGGCTCTCCAATCCCTGGCGCCTAGATAATTCTGATATGATTTCAACAAGTTCGCGCTTATCTGATTGTAAACTGTCTAAAGTATGTAATTACATTGCCATGTAGAGTTTGATCTTTGCGTTTTGCATACGACTCTTGAAATACATCTTGCAACAATCTACGATTTCTAAAGGATAGAATTCAGTTTGTCTTGGAAACATAATATAATACCTGGCGTAACCAGCCTATCGTGCTACGTTTGTTTAGTATTTAGCAAAGCGTCTTGGACAACCCCTAAGCTCTACGCTTACAGGTTTAATAGTCTCACATTAATACCGCCTTTACGCGAAGTCTCAAAATGCCGGCTTTTATTCTTACCGCTTATTGCCCAATACTGCCTATTGCTAGCAAATGAGGTTTTCACTCACAAGCGACCTCAAAGTTTTACTCTGCGGAAGACGGGTGAAGGGACAATAGGAAAGCTAAAGCGGTCATCCctcgaaaatgaaaagaagcatAATTCAACCACACTCCTAACTGAGATGAAGGCTCACCAGGcactttcctttttaagGATATTCCTTTCCACACCAAAATGTCCTAGATTCTAGTCTATGGATAGTTCAGCAGAGGTTATACCCTATTAGTTTGTGTTGCAATACCGCGTGGGGCTTCCGCAAGGGTCGCCAAGGCCATGGTTGCATGCTTCTTCAACCCCTCATTTGAGTTTATCCTGCAGGAACGCTAACCTCGCAAAGCGCTACGGCAGCGTCTGAGCCGGAAGTTTGCCAGCCTCTATGGTTATCCCGAAAATGGCTGCAATCTATTGTGATATGATACGCTTcggaagaaaaattatccGAAAAATGATTTCGGTCCGTAACTATGGGTATCAGGCCGAATGCTAAGAGCAGGAAAGCACACAATGACAGCAGCTCATGTAATATTTTTTGCCGATTCCagtttcaaattctaaTCTTTGGAAATAGGAACCTGAACTCTAGCAAGCTTCATATTGGATTGGAAGCGAGTGACGTTTTTTTAATGTGGCTTTTCCCGAAAAGATATCGCATTGTGAAGGCTCATAAACTTGATGGAGGGTGCCATTATCAGAGAAAATAATTACATACGACGTGCCACTTTTCTTAAACGAGcagaggaaaaaaagagtgCTTCAAAGACTAGTGCTAAATATTAGTCCGGAATGGGAAACTCTCTGATACACACTATGACGCCACTGTTGCTTTTTCCACACGTTAAAAATATCACAATTGAAACAGTATATTAATGCTACTGTCTATCCATTGTtgtgtgttttttttttgatggtGCTCAAAACGAAGACATTAAGATCTAACATTCCACGGCTAGTGAATATTCCAGTCTTTAAACTATGACAGATATTGAGTTTGGCCAACCTCTTCCCAGCGATCTAAAGTATGCGGTTTCATTTGGTATTCCCACATGGGATTCAGCGATAGGATACGCGGAAAAGGACCCTAAGGTAATAAGCAGAATGGCTACAGGATACCCGAGATACTTTCCACAGCCTCCTATCCAAAAACTTTGCAAATACTTTATTAACAAATTTGGACAACCTTCAGAGGATTGCCGCCCTTTTCCCTCTTTGAATATAGCCTCGAAATGTTTAGAATTTGTGAAGTCAGTTGTCGGACCCGAAAGTAGAGCTCATCTTGAAGTGGAGACAATTTCATTTGAAGTAGGTGCGAAGAATAAGCCCAATGAAGATGGTAAGTTCACTGTGGCAATCGCAGCTATCTTAGCCTCAGGTGAGGAGTTCACACTTGTTAGAGAGTATTGGAAATTAAGAGGTGAATGTGTATCCAGCCGACTAGCATCCTCTCTTAACCAGTTACTTGACGCCACTAACTTGACATCAAGTGAGACACGGCATGAGGTTGAGGCCAGAATCTTTCTAGCCGAGAAGGAAGGAGACGACGCAAAGAGTCTATTAAAGAGAAGAATAGCTGAGAACCATTTCAACCCATTTGACttaagaaaagaaggcgCCGATCCAAAAGAGGTAGATGTCAACCCGCAAAAAGATATTCATCTCGTATCAAGTGGAATGTCAGCAATTTTTACAACTCGTAAGTTGCTTACATTTtgggaagaaaagagagcTTTTGAGTACGCCCTGAACAAGGACAGatcgaaaaaagaaattttaccGTGTAATACAGCTGCCATCTTTGGCTTTCCGTTCAAAGATACACAAGTGATCATGGAcacatttggaaaatgtcagttctttggatttggaGACTCCAGAGATATCACTGAGTTACAAAGCTTCTTAGAGACGAGCAAGCAACGTATCCTTGCTGTTTTCGTTGAGACCCCCTCAAATCCATTACTAAATATGCcggatttgaaagaattaagAAGACTGGCGGATGCATATGGATTCTTTATTGTAGTCGATGATACTATAGGGGGGCTCAACGTTGATATATTACCTTACGCAGATGTGGTCTGCACCTCGCTTACtaaacttttcaatggcTCTAGTAATGCTATGGGTGGCTCGATTATTTTAAACCCAAAGTCTTCTCTGTACTCAAGTGCCCATGAGTACTTTGAAAGTAATGAATTTGAGGACCTGCTATGGTGTGAGGATGCGGTAGTCCTTGAACAAAATTCTAGAGACTTCCAAGAGAGGACACTACGCGCTAATAAAAACacagaaaaacttttgaatgAGGTACTCTTTCCTGAGGAAGGGAAAATAtgcaagaaaatatattatCCTACTGTGAGCTCCAAGGAGACTTTCCAGAATTATGAATCTGTCCGGAATAAGCATGGCGGTTACGGGTGCTTGTTTTCTATGGCATTCTACAACGAAGGCGAAGCCAAAGCTTTTTATGATTCTTTGAGAGTGTTTAAGGGACCTTCTAACGGAACTAATTTTACATTAGCATGTCCATATGTTCATTTGGCGCACCATTCAGAATTAGAAGAGGTCTCCAAATTCGGAGCAGACCCAAACTTAATTAGGGTGAGTGTGGGTTTAGAAGATACTCAGTGGCTGCTGGACGTTTTTTCAAGCGCGATAGATGTTGTTAGACGCTCCAGAGATTTATGAAAACCACTAAATACTATATCAAAAGTATGAACttttttcatgattttTATAGAGAGTAATTTTATGACTAtttgaaacatttttttggctttcGAGCAGattgtttctttcaaaCTACTCAGATTTGAAGCTCTGTTATTGATCTAGaaaatttataatattGAATCGGAACTTTTAACCTAATTATTATCTGCGTGCGGTGGCTGAATACACGCTTTATAATTGACGCAGCAATAAACTATCTTAAGTAAGTTGTCTATCACGACCTCGAGACTAGCCTTATTGGGAACTACACAAATACTTGATCGTCGCTGCTCTTTTCTTAGATTATAGACGGGTGTAGAAAGTCCAAAGTTTGGATGTTATGCCCGAAACTGTTACTTGTTCAACACTCCAATTACCAAGATTGACCAACCcatattgaaattttttctaatgtTTGTGCTAGACATAATGGAACTGAGGGTCtataaattttttgctGACTAGGAAACGGAAAACACCCGCGTGCAATAAAGACTTCCGGTTTCGCTTATGGCTAGTCAAATGAAGAAAGGCTACATTGCATTATGccatttttgcttttctaCAAATACATGCAGAGGGAACAATGGTCTGtgagatttttcaaactgcATGAGCGTGAAATTATTGCAACGTTTACACGCTTTTCCTAGGCTACATATTATGCTGGGCGTGATATTGTGTAAGtgataaagaaatgatATCAGACTTCGACTAGTATTTAAATTTTACCTGATTGATCCGGTATATAACTCCATATTagcctcttcttcaaaagcgATAATGTTAACACTTATATACACTTTACGAAGTtataagaaaagaacagaTATTACAGTTGAAATATTCAAATATCCGGAATAGCATGGCTGCTGAACTAACACCGCATATCTTGCACTTGGATCCTATTTAAGTGGTATCCATTCGCTTAGATTTtgtttgcctttttttttcataaaaggaaaagttGGAAATGTTGTGGCTGTATCTTTGTGGAATATAACCTCGAAAGAGGTGCACTTTGAGTGAACTGAAGGCAAAGATGAAACCAGAACTACTATTCTGTAAATACACTATTTCTAAAAGCCCTCGGACTTCCCAATCTGCACACCACATAACTCGGCATGCACTTCCCGCGCCAAGCCGTTTAAACGTTGCCCGTAAAGGTGTAGCAACGTCTGCACCGTATCGGAAATACAGAAAAGCTTATTTGGTTCTGAACAAATAAGCAACAGAAAAACCGCACAACATTTATGGACGAATTTCTGCCTGAGTAAAACCGTTCGAGCTAAAACATTATAGATAAATAACCAGAATCTTTCCAAGTAATTTCGACGCCGGCATCACATCCTTGCTTTATGGGCATTACTTTCAACATATTTAGCTGAGATTGGAAACATGATTGCATCCAGATCTAGAGCACATGATCATCCATACTCGAAGTAAATTTCACTTGGGTACTTTGTTTTAATACAATATTTCCCTCAATTTCAGTTTCAACTTCACTTTGAATTTCAGCACCATTTCATAGGACCTGATTTGTAGTTGTTGAAGAGAAGTATTGAAAGGACAAAAGGGCTGGTTGGAAACTCGTCAATATGCACAACATCGGTTAACTATACCGCAACGGAACTATCTATACCTAAGGCTGTTTAATAATTTTGATCGCTAAGGGTCATAAATGTCAGATATATCAAGCAAAATATAATGGCCTCTCTAGAAGCTATTAAGACGTACTTATAAATTATCTTCAGAAGATGTTATACAcgaaagaaataaaaaattggCTATTTGGAGAAATCGAACATTCTATTCATTAGATTCATTTTGGTACCGTTAGCATTGTGATGGTAATCCTCCTTTTGCTCACCTTCCACACAGTTTTGTTGGTCACCTAGATAAAAATTAGTTTGGAATAGTGCGACTAGAAACATGATGGAACTGACACCGACACCCATGCAGAACAGGGTATAATTGACCTCTTGATACGCTGCGATAGCGCCTTCCCTGTTTGCTGAGCCCCATGGCTCTTGCCAGATAAGAGTTAAAGACTCATAAAATGCGATCGCCTTTTCACTGTTCGGAACGTATTTGGACAAGGCGCCAGGCAATTCTTTGGTCCAAACAGCGGAAGTAATAGCCGTACCAACAGCTGCACCTATCGAAGTATAAAGAGACAAAACGGAAATAGTTGCAGCCATATCTTGGTGAGGGACGGCAGCTTGTGCTGCGACTTGAGTACCCATAACGTTAGCAGCGTCACCGATGCTAGTAACAATCAACGCAGCAGCAACGAGACCAATTCCTGGGCTACCGCTCTTTTTGGAACATGCAACGTAAAGACCCATACCGATTAATTTAATACCAATACCAATGACTTGGAATATTTTATAACGGTGGAAATACCTGAACAGGCCACCCCAAACTACTCCAAAGAAACAGAGACCCATAGTGGTAGTGTTTGAGAGGTAGACCCAGTCTCTGTAGgataaattcaaaacaaCGAAGGTGTAAGATgtaaagaacaaaagagagaaataGCCGCCCATTTGGTAGATGAAATCAATGATGACACAACAAATGAAGGTTCTGTTTACTAAGACTCTCTTTGGCAGTAACGGAAATGGTGCGAAGAAAACCTCGAAGATGACATacgaaattaaaaaaatgccaCCAAATACTTCCATGGCAATCATACTTGGGTTCTTCCAGCCACCTTCAGCGTAAGAGTACAGGGAGCATGGGAGCaagattaaagaaaaagcaaggCCAAGTAGAACTAAACCAAATGCATCGATCTCTATTAGAGAAGTCTTCAGAAGTTGCCAATACGCTTTGAACCCACTGATACCAGATTCTTTAAcctctcttttcttctcgGAAAGCGGATCGGACCCAACGGGAATTTCCCCCGTCTTGTTAGCTTGGTGCTCCAGGTAGGCCATAATAAGAATTGCCGGAGTTAAAGCAACTGGTGTAATAATAGCAAACATACCGTACCCCCATCTCCAGTTGCTACTAATAATATTCTCGACAATGTAACCGGAGATCCAAGTGGTAACCAAGTAAGGAACCGCTAATAGAGAGGTGACAAAAGACCTCCATTTGAGTGAAGTTGTGTCAGCTACAATGACCATGTTCATTAAACTGATACCTGACTGGCCAACTGCAATAAAAACGGAACCGATCACATACGCACCAATAGTTGGGGAACAAGCCGTGACGATGAAACCTATAACATATAGTACTAACACCACAAAGTATGTAACAGGTCTGGAACTCAAATCTGAGATTTTGGCAATAAACGGTTTACAAACAGCCCCAATGACAGAATTTGCAATTGTCAAAGTTGATAGCATCGAGTGCCTGTTGAATGAGGATGTGGCATACGGTTGATAGTTATACGTTGTTGTGGCATCCAAAGCAGCAATCCACGATGTTAAAAGAACGGAAGCTGCCAGAATCCATTTGACCTTGGTTGtcatcttttctttgaccACCTCAATTCTTGTGACACCTCTGgttttgataattttattTCCGTCCTGAGACGAAAACGCAGATGAGCTTTGCTGAAAGCCTTCATGGGCAGAAGATACGGTGCTCTTTTCAGTAACAAtgtttcttccttctttgcGTGCGTCGTCCTGAGGATTAGGCCGCCCATTCGTGCTTTCTGTTATAGATACTAGGTCGGACATTGCAGATCTTGGCTGAACCaagtaagaaaaaatgtAACATGTCAATTAGAGTTCAACTCTTCCGGGAAAGGCTACAGTCAACGCTAGAACTGTTTAttatatacaaaagaaCAGCAACTCAATCATCTGATAGTTTATTGATATCTGAAAATCAATGGCTCATCATTTTGGGTTTTTAACCACACTAAGTGACTGTTGTGTCAATTAAAGAATCTTTCTGCACCctgttttctgtttctttgagCGCGTGCGGCTACCAATAATAAAAGTTAACTCTAAAATGATTtcgattttcaaaattgaaacataataaaaatattgttgAGAGCCGCACGTCAGTTTGTGcaccttcaaaaaaatatatacgCTTTCTTTTCGGTGCATTAAAAATCGCTAGCGCAATGAGCAAACAAGTCAcgagtttttttttgcctttttgGACCAACAGAGAGCCGTTGTTCCATGACAAAGCTTTCGCTTCTATCATTGGCTCACCAGACGTCATACATCAAGGGTTCGGTTGCTTCTTCCgcctcttttcttttttatagaaTGATACAAAAGCTTCCTGGTTAAATTAGCCACTAAAAGGGCTTTGCTGCGTTGTCTAAAGCGTGCCTCTGATTTGACAATACGAATAAAAGGTAGTCTGTAGAATTCCGGCTTTCGTAAAAACCTGGTGCCATCTCTTTCGATGCTTAGAGATAGGAACAAGCTCTTGAGGGACATAAACTTTGGTAGATACAATTCTGTTCGTAGTGCCGTGGCAGGAAGTCATGGTATCGTTCCATTTTCAAGATCTAAGTATAATATTTCTGCTCGAGAGTTGGACCCCCGACTTAAGGATGGCTACTAATCCCTGTGCTATAGTAATAAGAATGTTCGCTTCTTAAACTTGTTTTTTAGAAGAGAACTGAGCGTTGTGGGATTAATTATTCACATTATCTAGGCTcaaaaagtgaagaaaaaattacgTGTAGTTAGGCCAGTGCTTAAAGGACGAACAACTAAACAACTTGCTGATATCGTGTATCTTACCTAGAGACAGTAAATGAATAGTTTTTGGCTAGCTGCTGCCAGTATACAGCATAGATTAAGGAAGCGTTGAGAGAAAAATTactcaaaaaaatcgatcAGATACTTTTACTcaccttcaaaaaaagtCTTT
This DNA window, taken from Saccharomyces eubayanus strain FM1318 chromosome XII, whole genome shotgun sequence, encodes the following:
- the HSU1 gene encoding cystathionine gamma-synthase; this encodes MTDIEFGQPLPSDLKYAVSFGIPTWDSAIGYAEKDPKVISRMATGYPRYFPQPPIQKLCKYFINKFGQPSEDCRPFPSLNIASKCLEFVKSVVGPESRAHLEVETISFEVGAKNKPNEDGKFTVAIAAILASGEEFTLVREYWKLRGECVSSRLASSLNQLLDATNLTSSETRHEVEARIFLAEKEGDDAKSLLKRRIAENHFNPFDLRKEGADPKEVDVNPQKDIHLVSSGMSAIFTTRKLLTFWEEKRAFEYALNKDRSKKEILPCNTAAIFGFPFKDTQVIMDTFGKCQFFGFGDSRDITELQSFLETSKQRILAVFVETPSNPLLNMPDLKELRRLADAYGFFIVVDDTIGGLNVDILPYADVVCTSLTKLFNGSSNAMGGSIILNPKSSLYSSAHEYFESNEFEDLLWCEDAVVLEQNSRDFQERTLRANKNTEKLLNEVLFPEEGKICKKIYYPTVSSKETFQNYESVRNKHGGYGCLFSMAFYNEGEAKAFYDSLRVFKGPSNGTNFTLACPYVHLAHHSELEEVSKFGADPNLIRVSVGLEDTQWLLDVFSSAIDVVRRSRDL
- the GEX2 gene encoding glutathione exchanger, which translates into the protein MSDLVSITESTNGRPNPQDDARKEGRNIVTEKSTVSSAHEGFQQSSSAFSSQDGNKIIKTRGVTRIEVVKEKMTTKVKWILAASVLLTSWIAALDATTTYNYQPYATSSFNRHSMLSTLTIANSVIGAVCKPFIAKISDLSSRPVTYFVVLVLYVIGFIVTACSPTIGAYVIGSVFIAVGQSGISLMNMVIVADTTSLKWRSFVTSLLAVPYLVTTWISGYIVENIISSNWRWGYGMFAIITPVALTPAILIMAYLEHQANKTGEIPVGSDPLSEKKREVKESGISGFKAYWQLLKTSLIEIDAFGLVLLGLAFSLILLPCSLYSYAEGGWKNPSMIAMEVFGGIFLISYVIFEVFFAPFPLLPKRVLVNRTFICCVIIDFIYQMGGYFSLLFFTSYTFVVLNLSYRDWVYLSNTTTMGLCFFGVVWGGLFRYFHRYKIFQVIGIGIKLIGMGLYVACSKKSGSPGIGLVAAALIVTSIGDAANVMGTQVAAQAAVPHQDMAATISVLSLYTSIGAAVGTAITSAVWTKELPGALSKYVPNSEKAIAFYESLTLIWQEPWGSANREGAIAAYQEVNYTLFCMGVGVSSIMFLVALFQTNFYLGDQQNCVEGEQKEDYHHNANGTKMNLMNRMFDFSK